The proteins below are encoded in one region of Spirochaetaceae bacterium:
- a CDS encoding GNAT family N-acetyltransferase yields the protein MEIRLATEGDREAISRIFVEAYYKDLNFFSKNQVKLTKAFKHTFVVESFYVALIDDEVAAITACLPVDKFCISRKTGTLIKYLGLIKGLIAGYTLKHYFNKTPKYPLVKNMANDTLSIEFVAANSKFKRQGAVTALFNYLLNLPNGTFVLEVADTNTAAFTLYSKLGFKEVARKKMSKLASKYSGVNNLLYMQYNKS from the coding sequence ATGGAAATAAGATTAGCCACCGAAGGCGACCGCGAGGCTATTAGCCGTATCTTTGTTGAGGCTTATTACAAAGATTTAAATTTTTTTTCTAAAAACCAAGTTAAATTAACAAAGGCTTTTAAGCATACTTTTGTAGTAGAGAGCTTTTATGTAGCCCTTATCGATGACGAAGTAGCCGCTATAACCGCCTGTTTACCGGTAGATAAATTTTGTATTAGCCGCAAAACCGGTACCTTAATTAAATACTTAGGCTTAATTAAGGGGTTAATTGCCGGATATACCTTGAAACATTATTTTAATAAAACGCCTAAATACCCATTAGTTAAAAATATGGCCAACGACACTCTCTCCATCGAGTTTGTGGCCGCTAATAGTAAATTTAAACGGCAAGGGGCCGTTACCGCTTTATTTAACTACCTTTTAAATTTACCTAACGGTACTTTTGTTCTGGAAGTAGCCGATACCAACACGGCTGCTTTTACCTTATATAGTAAACTCGGCTTTAAAGAAGTTGCCCGTAAAAAAATGAGCAAATTAGCCAGCAAATATAGCGGTGTTAATAATTTATTATATATGCAGTATAATAAAAGTTAA
- a CDS encoding HPr family phosphocarrier protein, which produces MKETDVIVLNRAGLHARPASLIAGIAEKSSSAVKLCFGDDCANAKSIMGIISLAATYGTKLTLIVEGPDEEATLKEIAALFDGRFTEQS; this is translated from the coding sequence ATGAAAGAGACCGATGTTATTGTTTTAAACCGTGCCGGGCTGCACGCTAGGCCTGCCTCATTAATTGCCGGTATTGCCGAAAAATCGTCCTCTGCCGTAAAACTTTGCTTTGGCGATGACTGCGCTAACGCCAAAAGTATTATGGGTATTATTAGTTTAGCCGCCACTTACGGCACAAAACTTACCTTAATTGTTGAAGGGCCCGATGAAGAGGCCACGCTTAAAGAAATAGCGGCTTTATTTGACGGCCGTTTTACCGAGCAAAGTTAA
- the hprK gene encoding HPr(Ser) kinase/phosphatase yields MANFTVFDLLAFNEVKLLDLKLSCVAGHKGLNNTIFVPEINRPSLALAGFYTEFDNNLIQVFGREEWLFLNHLTQEEQQSFIAKFLSFKLPCCIFTNNLAPPASFIALAEEMAIPILLSGLKSFEFSEKLFHLLSNTFAEQTSLHGVLVEVYGLGILVIGESGVGKSETVLDLIERGHRLVADDLVKIKKRGTSELIGSSAGAGKHLMELRGVGIINVANLYGLRAIQDKHPLDIVILLELWQDDKTYDRTGAAGEFYEILGLNLPLITVPVMPGRNIPILIESVALNERSRLRKKQDYLNFNI; encoded by the coding sequence ATGGCTAACTTTACCGTCTTCGATTTACTGGCCTTTAACGAAGTAAAGCTGCTGGATTTAAAACTTAGCTGTGTGGCCGGCCATAAGGGGCTAAATAATACCATTTTTGTGCCCGAAATTAACCGGCCAAGTTTAGCTTTAGCCGGCTTTTATACCGAATTTGATAACAATCTTATTCAGGTATTTGGCCGTGAAGAATGGCTCTTTTTAAACCATCTTACCCAAGAAGAGCAGCAAAGTTTTATCGCTAAATTCCTTAGCTTTAAACTGCCCTGTTGTATCTTTACTAATAATTTGGCTCCGCCGGCCAGCTTTATCGCTTTGGCCGAAGAAATGGCCATACCCATACTTTTAAGCGGATTAAAAAGTTTTGAGTTTAGCGAAAAGCTTTTTCATTTGTTATCTAACACCTTTGCCGAGCAAACCAGCTTGCATGGTGTACTGGTAGAGGTGTATGGGCTGGGCATATTGGTAATTGGTGAAAGCGGGGTTGGTAAAAGCGAAACGGTGCTCGATTTAATAGAGCGCGGCCATCGTTTGGTAGCAGACGATTTAGTAAAAATTAAAAAGCGCGGCACCAGCGAACTTATCGGCAGCTCGGCTGGGGCCGGCAAACATTTAATGGAGCTGCGCGGCGTGGGTATTATCAATGTGGCCAATCTTTATGGTCTGCGCGCTATTCAGGACAAACACCCGCTGGATATAGTTATTTTGCTAGAACTTTGGCAGGACGATAAAACTTACGACCGTACCGGCGCTGCCGGCGAATTTTACGAAATTTTAGGGCTTAACCTGCCTTTAATTACCGTACCGGTTATGCCGGGCCGTAATATACCCATTTTAATAGAATCGGTAGCTTTAAACGAGCGCAGCCGCTTACGCAAAAAACAAGATTACCTAAACTTTAATATTTAA
- the raiA gene encoding ribosome-associated translation inhibitor RaiA — MNFEIKGVHYKISEATREQLEKKVARFDRLAESIRDFNVIISKEHTGYTVEIVVNFNWGGEATRINDSDEQLWPLIDIVFDRVDAKISKEKEKNERKA; from the coding sequence ATGAATTTTGAAATAAAAGGCGTACATTATAAAATAAGTGAGGCCACCCGTGAACAGCTGGAGAAAAAAGTGGCTCGTTTTGATAGATTAGCCGAGAGTATCCGCGATTTTAATGTAATTATTAGTAAAGAGCATACCGGTTATACCGTAGAAATTGTAGTGAACTTTAATTGGGGCGGCGAAGCTACGCGTATTAATGATAGCGATGAGCAGTTATGGCCGCTTATCGATATTGTTTTTGACCGGGTAGATGCTAAAATTAGTAAAGAAAAAGAAAAAAACGAACGTAAAGCTTAA